ACactaaagtcagctctcgttgacgggcATCTTTGcgcacagtgtttggtttgtttatagcctgcgcgcaacgtgattcccggccaaacgttagcaattggttatggcagatccagagtggcactgggcagatccaataattttaaaattcaacagacacccgccttcaagtgagttaacgtttgccAATTGaataggtccagactctctgtgcaaatgaaatggaGTAGGgctacgagagtctggtaggaccaggttACTATATAACGTTTGAAAGCAACAAATACCTATATGGCTatcatattatttagatatagagctccagcactcctgtgtgttctagaatatttacagaacacggctaaaggctgtgtgcgcctcgccattgcgatacatccactgtaaacagagccgttggtaccgtggctgcaagctaatcagggccacacccccaccctcctccttgacccgcctcgctcctcctcaattgcattaaagctacagacaccgaaacggcgcatttggggaaagctcaatgtgcgacttgctcgtagtggctgtaattcagcACGACGGCTGTGTTTCAGGAACATcgtcaaatactgtgtttggggcctactaatatctatattaaagcatccataaagtagcatgccatgggacctttaagatctTTATGAATATTAAAGTTCACAACAACCAATCAATTGTACCTTAAAAGAcacgttattttttttataaatacttATAAAAGTATAAGTATATAAGTAGCGTCGATACGAAATGAACCGGGTGATTGCTCGTGGTCTCCCGGAGCTCTCCGTGGTGCTGAAACAGATTCGCCTTTTCTCGCATCCGCCCCTTTTTTCAAGTCgcgatgtaaacacacacacacacacacactgtaacacacacacacacacacacgcacacacacacacacacacacatacacacacacacacacacacacacacacacacacacacacacacacacacacacacacacacacacacacacacacatgcatgccagGGTGACCCATCAAGCACATGCAGTACAACATAAGGGATCATGCATGTTTAATTGTTAAAATGGTGTCGCTTTCACACAGGTGGTCAGAAGatacatatattaatatttatatgtgtatatatgtatatatttgtgttaatatatatggatatacaggatataaatgtacatgtatgtaaatatatgtgtatgtgtatgtatagatgtatatgtatttgttttccttTGATTTTATAGGAAAACACTCCCTGTGTTAAAACACCTAGGCGATAAATAAAATCCCTTCACATGGTTTTATATTCCCGGGCTCAGGCCTATTACATATTTATAAGTCCGTGTGGAAGTCGAACTTCACCTGGGTCACGTGGACGCGGAGGCAATCCACTTACATCGGAGCAAGGGCGTGCTCACGCGACGGGGACGGATTCTAACTAGCAACCATCCTTACGGTTATTTAACcagatgaaaaataataattcacaataataataaaattatacaaattacttttatttattttgtttgcaaacaGAGGTGGCACTGGGTTGCGGGCCCACATGCAGCTGTAATGTACGGGTTGGAATGGGATGGGTGCCAGTGGAATCACGGCAGCACCAGTGAATCCGTCAACTCTTCCTCAATAACATTCTCGCTGCAGTCACGCGTTCGTTTCGCGGTTCCCGGTTCTTCCCCGGCTCCCGTTCTCACACCgtggagacaggcagagagaggcagagagaggcagagagatgtagagggaggcagagagaggcagagagaggcagagagacgtagagggaggcagggagaggcagaggaagcagagagacCTCCTGCAAGATGCATCTGCTGTTTTTCTTCTCAGGAGGCAGAGCCGCACCAGTAGCAACGTGTTTTACAGTCTGTCTGCATTGCGTCtaaaccccccctcctccctcctccctcaccctcctccctccctctccctctctccctccctcaccctcccttccGTTCCCAAATCCGctgtccctccctgcctccctcccgtTCCTAACTCcgctccactcccccccccccccccccgccccctccctcactgTTGTGCTCCTCCCTCGGAGTTTTGGTTTCTTTCTCCTGGCTGCAACACTCCCTCAAATGaccgtgtgcttgcgtgtgtgatCGCGCGtgcgcacttgtgtgtgtgtacgcgcgtgtgtgtgtatttaccccGTGCCGCATATCCTCTGTCTGTTTATTTATCAACATAACGAAAAGAAGAAAGGGACTGGTCTTTTACAGtcccaccagagagagagagagagagagagtgcgagagagagagtgcgagagagagagagagagagagagagagagagagagagagagagagagagagagagagagagagagagagagagagagagcgggcgcactttttctttttttgctgaTGCTGCAGTGTCAAGAAATGGTTCCCGCTccctcctctccgtccctcctcgTGCGTTCAGCCTCTCTCCCTTGCATCCCCATAACGCTCACGCCAAGCACCACGCCACGCGGCCGGAGTGCAGCCGCGCGCCACGGTTAAAGGACACCACACAGCTTCTCGCCCATTCGCGTCTTCCTATTTTTCgggtttgttgtttttcctcgggcgttgttgttgttgttgccgggcttttttctggatttttttttctttattaccTGGACCTCCATCAGCTCGCACGCGCCATGGTCCCCCTTCCCAGTATGATGTTAAACTGCCTCTCCAGAGATTCCCCCCAGCGAGGATCACCATCCGAGCGGCCGGACGCCCCCCGCCGGGGTCTCTTCGCCTCGCCGCTGAAAGCCTACACCCAGAGGATCCCCTGGACCCGCACCAAGACGACATAGGCCATCAATATTTCAGAGGAAGACCGTTACTGTAACGGCCCCGTACAGTAAAGCGATCTCCGTATCAAACCCCAAGCCGGGAGGAGGAAAGTTGTGGAggttctggaggaggaggtggaggagttggaggaggctGGCGACACCACCCCGGACCGCAatctccctgtcccccccccgtccccgtctccCCTGCAACATctcgtccccccgtcccccccgttcAGGTAATTGTTGATTCCACCTGTTTCGGTCTCTGACCGCGTGCAGCCCGGGCGGAGTTTTCTGACGGTCGTCGCGCACTGAAATGCTGCTGGAAATGCTGGTgatgggagagaaaaaaaaaagagagacactGTTTGAGGGTGCGCAAAACGGggtgggcagcagcagcaccgcaAACTTGAATACTGATGTATGCGGTAATTATACAGCACAGCCTGCCTACTGTACAGATTCCTACTGCGGTAACCGGGATTTATCTCTCTTTTACCGCGTCGTTCTGTccgatgtctgtctgtcattcatTATTGAACGGTGCGTGTTTTATATCGTAACGTTTGATCATAACAGCCCGTTAAACTGTCATTCTGGCGAATAGAGATGCATTGCGTTACGTTGAATTCAGATCTGTTGTTTCCTGTAGGTGATAGACGGAGCAGGGGGCATTTCTGACGGGGAAAACAATGGTGAACTTGAATGGCATTGCGAAGGAGCCGTACTGAGCCGTACTGACTGTTGAGCTGTTGCAGTGTCGGCGGCACCGCGGACGAGGGGAGACCGCGGAGGCGTGCCACTGCCACGGCAACTGGATGCCTGTTCCACCGGGCTGATCCAGCTGCTCTATCTCCCGGATCGTGCTCAGCTCAGCTCGAACCGCAACGATGACGGTGGTGGCGGGAGATAATATGGACGAGACGTCCACACTGCCGGGGCATCCGCAGGATACGTACCCCCCCGACCACGGCGACCACGACTGCTGCGAGCGGGTGGTCATCAACATATCCGGGCTGCGTTTTGAGACCCAGCTCAAAACCCTCGCGCAGTTCCCAGAGACTCTCCTTGGCAACCCGAAAAAGAGGATGCGCTATTTCGATCCTCTGAGGAACGAGTATTTTTTTGATCGGAATCGCCCTAGTTTTGACGCAATACTGTACTATTACCAGTCTGGGGGCAGATTGAGACGGCCGGTCAACGTGCCCTTGGACATGTTCTCGGAGGAGATAAAGTTTTACGAACTCGGGGCGGAGGCCATGGAGAAATTTCGGGAGGACGAGGGCTTCATCCGGGAGGAGGAACGGCCCCTGCCGGAGAAAGAGTTCCAACGCCAAATCTGGCTCCTGTTTGAGCACCCAGAGAGTTCGGGGCCCGCGCGGGGGATCGCCATCGTGTCCGTCATGGTCATCCTCATCTCCATCGTCATCTTCTGCCTGGAGACGCTCCCCGAGCTGAAGGAAGACCCGGGCGACCGGATCCGGATCGTGGGGAACACCACGGTGTACTACAAGCCCAACATCCTCACGGACCCCTTTTTCGTGGTGGAGACCCTCTGCATCATCTGGTTCTCCTTCGAGTTGATTGTGCGGTTCTTTGCCTGCCCGAGCAAGGCGGCGTTCTTCAAGAACATGATGAACTCCATCGACATCGTGGCCATCATCCCGTACTTCATCACGCTGGGCACGGAGCTGGCGGACGACCCCGACAGCAACGAGGGGAAGGGTGGCGGCGAGCAGGCCACCTCGCTGGCCATCCTCAGGGTGATCCGCCTGGTCAGGGTCTTCAGGATCTTCAAGCTGTCCCGCCACTCCAAGGGGCTCCAGATCCTGGGCCAGACGCTGAAGGCCAGCATGCGCGAGCTGGGCCTGCTCATCTTCTTCCTGTTCATCGGCGTCATCCTCTTCTCGAGCGCCGTGTACTTCGCCgaggcggaggagaaggagtccTTCTTCACCAGCATCCCCGACGCCTTCTGGTGGGCCGTGGTGTCCATGACGACAGTGGGCTACGGCGACATGTACCCCGTGACCATCGGCGGCAAGATCGTGGGCTCGCTGTGCGCCATCGCCGGCGTGCTCACCATCGCGCTGCCCGTGCCGGTCATCGTGTCCAACTTCAACTACTTCTACCACCGCGAGACGGAGGGCGAGGAGCAGGCGCAGCTGCTGAACGTCAGCAACCAGAACCTGGCCTCGGAGGACGGCTCCAGCCGCCGCAGCTCCTCCATCGCCAGCAAGTCGGAGTACATGGAGATCAACGAGGACATCAACAACAGCATCGATAACTTTAGGGAGGCCAACCTCAGGACTGCCAACTGCACCGCGCCCAGCCAGAACTGTGTCAACAAGGGCAAGCTACTGACGGATGTATAGTGCGACGGAGTTTGGTAGTGTCGGGGTGGAGGACGTCGCCCTCGCTGAAAAACCGGTGTAAATAGTGTACAAAAGTTGAAAAAGGGCGGGGGGAATCTTAATGCTTGAACGACCGAATTGgtgcatttattttttgtgcATCTTCTTTGCTGCTTTGCGAAAAACTGTGACAAAAGCGAGTTTGAATCGCGCGACGAGTGACGACGTGGGTCGAAGGGGGGTCGGTCCATTCTCTTTACCGCATGGTTATTTCATTCATTGCAACATGGAATTATCACAGAGGAAAACTAATTTGTTTGGAACGGATGCGACTTTTGGGGGAaacacttattttttttaataagggcNNNNNNNNNNNNNNNNNNNNNNNNNNNNNNNNNNNNNNNNNNNNNNNNNNNNNNNNNNNNNNNNNNNNNNNNNNNNNNNNNNNNNNNNNNNNNNNNNNNNCTACCAAACTGTGCTGCCATGGCAGTAAAGATATTTTACTCAAACTTCAAGATAATGAAGAGTGCCGATCAATTATGAGTATCAGGACATGACCGTGGGAAACACACTCTTGAAAGACGGGACTTGAACCCACTGAAAGATTGCTATTGTAAGCATGTTAGAAAGAAATGGTTGCGAGAATTAAAAAATTAAGCCATGAAGGCTGTGACTCATCCTTATCATAATTTGCGGCACTAGGGATATGGGATGAGGCTTTCCAAATTATTTCATACTACAAGCTGTGGTCTGTGAGGAGGGTTGAACAAGCGCTAGGGGATAgtcttcctgtctccctccaaATAGAGCGAACGCACTCCTGAATCCTGAATTGAACCTCATGGTGCgactttgctctctctccctctctctctctctctctctctctctctctctctctctctctctctctctctctctctccatctctcttcctctcttctctctccctctctttctctgtatctgtatctctctctctctctcgctctcgctctctctctctctctgtctctctctctctttctctctctctctctctctctctctctctctctctctctctctctctctctctctctctctctctctctctccatctctcttcctctcttctctctccctctctttctctgtatctgtatctctcgctctcgctctctcgctctctctctctctttctttctctccctctctctctctctctctttctctctctctcagtctctctccatctctctatttctttctccctctcttcctctctctcaccatctctctctccccctctctctgtctctctctctctctctctctctcaccatctctctctctccccccctctctctctctccccctctctttctctctctccatctccctctctctccatctccctctctctccatctccctctctctccctctctctctctctctctctctctctctctctctctctctctctctctctctctctctctctctctctctctctatctagctCATCAACCATCTGAGTTTGGGGTGGCTATTTTAGACCCCAGCGTTTGAATAttcacacacaagcaaagaCAGATTCTTAGTTATAAACATGATGGACTGTATCCAATAAATATGTTTATAGCCCCCAAATAGCTGTCGCTTACTCAGCGGTATTGTGATAGCACCCAGGCCTAAGTACTTAAACGCAGGCATAATGTTAAGTCATTTCACggtacaataacaatagttaACAATCATTTCTCGAAGGCTCTTCTTTGTAGCAACAAACATGAATCAAAAAGAACGCATCAAAAAACGTTTCGAACCGACAAAACTTCAAGCCTTCAAGATCGTCCGAGTCGACAAAGGAGGTCGCAGGCGTACGGCGGTTTCATTCGATTTCATCAGGGTCGGAGTGTGAAAGCCGCCCGCGTCGACCGAGGAAACAGGACGATGTCCGCCCGGCAGACCgcgtctcctcctcgtcccgtTTCGGAGAGTGAGATCATTATCGTCGGCCATTACTCAGGCTCACCTTGGCAATGTCACGAGCGTTGCGCCGCGAGCACCCCGGAGCATCTGTCAGCGCTAACCGCCCGCTCGAAGGCGATTGTGACTCGCACAATGGCTCTCGTGTGCTCCCTCCGACATAAATCACCTGAGCGGTGTGTAGCACAGAGccgctggctgctgctggactgtaggaggagagagaaggataaaGAAGACCTGCAGTGTAAACGCCCTAAAGAAAACAGGTCTGCTAATCACTCTAGAGGCTTAGGCCTGCTGTTGGAAGCATTTGTCTATTTAACATTGTATTTTAATTCAAACCATTAAATTAAATCCGAGCCTTAAGAACTCGAAGATTGTCAGGAAAATAATATTTgatctaatgttttttttgctaAAAAACGATGAGGCTCTTACTTTGAGCCAGCCACCAAAGGGTTTGCTAAATATGCAGGCAATATAATAACATATGAACATTAATATGAGCGTATTcctaattatatattttattgattcATCCATGTTATTAGGCTATCCAAATAAGTGCCATGCCAGGTAATATAAACCTTGTCATAAATTCCAGGTCCTCATTGCAAAATGCTGACTGTGGGTTTTATTTGTCCTGGGGGAGACATTTCAAATGATGGCCACCGGGTCAACATTTGCCTCAGCTAATCAAGAGGTGTGATGTCATCAACGTGAGCCTCAC
The nucleotide sequence above comes from Gadus chalcogrammus isolate NIFS_2021 chromosome 4, NIFS_Gcha_1.0, whole genome shotgun sequence. Encoded proteins:
- the kcna1b gene encoding potassium voltage-gated channel subfamily A member 1, translated to MTVVAGDNMDETSTLPGHPQDTYPPDHGDHDCCERVVINISGLRFETQLKTLAQFPETLLGNPKKRMRYFDPLRNEYFFDRNRPSFDAILYYYQSGGRLRRPVNVPLDMFSEEIKFYELGAEAMEKFREDEGFIREEERPLPEKEFQRQIWLLFEHPESSGPARGIAIVSVMVILISIVIFCLETLPELKEDPGDRIRIVGNTTVYYKPNILTDPFFVVETLCIIWFSFELIVRFFACPSKAAFFKNMMNSIDIVAIIPYFITLGTELADDPDSNEGKGGGEQATSLAILRVIRLVRVFRIFKLSRHSKGLQILGQTLKASMRELGLLIFFLFIGVILFSSAVYFAEAEEKESFFTSIPDAFWWAVVSMTTVGYGDMYPVTIGGKIVGSLCAIAGVLTIALPVPVIVSNFNYFYHRETEGEEQAQLLNVSNQNLASEDGSSRRSSSIASKSEYMEINEDINNSIDNFREANLRTANCTAPSQNCVNKGKLLTDV